DNA from Streptomyces sp. Edi4:
TCATGGCGGCCCGTACCCTAAACCGACTCAGGTGGTCAGGTAGAGAATACCGAGGCGTTCGGGTGAACTATGGTTAAGGAACTCGGCAAAATGCCCCCGTAACTTCGGGAGAAGGGGGGCCATCACCGGTGATGAGATTTACTCTCTGAGCTGGGGGTGGCCGCAGAGACCAGCGAGAAGCGACTGTTTACTAAAAACACAGGTCCGTGCGAAGCCGTAAGGCGATGTATACGGACTGACGCCTGCCCGGTGCTGGAACGTTAAGGGGACCGGTTAGTGACCTTTCGGGGTTGCGAAGCTGAGAACTTAAGCGCCAGTAAACGGCGGTGGTAACTATAACCATCCTAAGGTAGCGAAATTCCTTGTCGGGTAAGTTCCGACCTGCACGAATGGCGTAACGACTTCTCGACTGTCTCAACCATAGGCCCGGTGAAATTGCACTACGAGTAAAGATGCTCGTTTCGCGCAGCAGGACGGAAAGACCCCGGGACCTTTACTACAGTTTGATATTGGTGTTCGGTTCGGCTTGTGTAGGATAGGTGGGAGACTTTGAAGCGGCCACGCCAGTGGTTGTGGAGTCGTCGTTGAAATACCACTCTGGTCGTGCTGGATGTCTAACCTCGGTCCGTGATCCGGATCAGGGACAGTGTCTGATGGGTAGTTTAACTGGGGCGGTTGCCTCCTAAAGAGTAACGGAGGCGCCCAAAGGTTCCCTCAGCCTGGTTGGCAATCAGGTGTTGAGTGTAAGTGCACAAGGGAGCTTGACTGTGAGACCGACGGGTCGAGCAGGGACGAAAGTCGGGACTAGTGATCCGGCGGTGGCTTGTGGAAGCGCCGTCGCTCAACGGATAAAAGGTACCCCGGGGATAACAGGCTGATCTTCCCCAAGAGTCCATATCGACGGGATGGTTTGGCACCTCGATGTCGGCTCGTCGCATCCTGGGGCTGGAGTCGGTCCCAAGGGTTGGGCTGTTCGCCCATTAAAGCGGTACGCGAGCTGGGTTTAGAACGTCGTGAGACAGTTCGGTCCCTATCCGCTGCGCGCGCAGGAACATTGAGAAGGGCTGTCCCTAGTACGAGAGGACCGGGACGGACGAACCTCTGGTGTGCCAGTTGTCCTGCCAAGGGCATGGCTGGTTGGCTACGTTCGGAAAGGATAACCGCTGAAAGCATCTAAGCGGGAAGCCTGCTTCGAGATGAGTGTTCCCACCTCCTTGAGAGGGTAAGGCTCCCAGTAGACGACTGGGTTGATAGGCCAGATGTGGAAGCCCGGTAACGGGTGGAGCTGACTGGTACTAATAGGCCGAGGGCTTGTCCTCAGTTGCTCGCGTCCACTGTGTTTGTTCTGAAGCAATGAACTCCCGCATGCCCCTTGGGGTGTGTGCCGGTCGAGTTCAACTTCATAGTGTTTCGGTGGTCATAGCGTTAGGGAAACGCCCGGTTACATTCCGAACCCGGAAGCTAAGCCTTTCAGCGCCGATGGTACTGCAGGGGGGACCCTGTGGGAGAGTAGGACGCCGCCGAACAAATTTTGGGGAAAGCCCCGCACCCGATCGTAGGAATACGGTCGACGGTGCGGGGCTTTTTCGCGTTCTGGGTGCGGCAAAACACGTTGCGGGTGGTCGGGGCTGTGGCCAGCATGAACGCATGGACTATCTGATTCGCCCGGTCCGCGCCGACGAATGGCTGCGGATGAAGGAATTGCGCCTGGTCGCGCTGGCCGATCCGGTGGCTCCGGTCGCGTTCCTGGAGACCCCGGAACAGGCTCTGGCCCGCCCGGATTCGTTCTGGCAGGAGCGGACGGCGGGTGTCACGCGCGGCACGTCCGCCCGGCAGTTCGTCGCCGAGACGCCGGACGGGGAACTGGTGGGCACGGTCGTCGTGCTGGTCGAGGAGGTCGGAGCGAAAGACATCTTCGGCGCGGAGATCACTGCCCCGCAGGCGCACTTGGTGGGCGTCTTCGTGCGTGACGAGTACCGAGGGGTGGGCCTGACCGAGCGGCTTTTCGAGGCCGCCGTCGAGTGGGCTTGGGCGCTGGAGACGCCGCCCGTCGAGCGCGTAAGGCTCTACGTCCACGAGGACAACCCGCGCGCTCAGGGCTTCTACCGCAAGTTCGGTTTCGTGGCGACGGGGCAGTGCGCGCCCGTGGTGGGGAAGGCCGGCGGCGTGGACTTGGAGATGGAGCTCGTACGAACCTGATCGTACGAACCTGATCGTACGGACCTGACAGTGCGAGCCTGACCGTACGAGCGGGCTCGGCCCGCGGCCGGCGCTCTCAGGTCAGCGCTTCGGTCCAGCGCGCGCGGGCCTGTTCGGGGGAGCGGAGCAGGACCAGGGGCGGCAGGCCCTGGTCCTGACCGGTCGACAGCAGCTCCGGAAGGCGGGGAAGGGGGGCCACTGCCGCGACGTCGTCCAGGACGAGCGTCATTGGTGGGTCGAGGCGACCGTCAGATGACCGTTCGGCCATGCGGCGGCCGCGCTCGACCACGTCTGAGGCGAGCGCCGTCAGGAGGGGCATCGCGGCGGGGTCGGACCGGGGATCCTCGATCGCTTCGCCCACCACATAGAGGGTGCCCCCTTCGTTCACGAAAGATTCCAGAGCGAGCGAATCCGCTCGGTTCGGTGTGCAGGCGTCGCGGATGTGGATCGAGGCGAGGCATGCGAGAGCGCGGGCGGTCAACGCCTGGGCGATCTCCCGGCGTTCGGGGTACGCGGTGAGCGCGGACTCCAGGAGGCCCGCGCCGCCGTTCTGGGCCTTGGGGTGGGTGCGCAGGATCCGTACGGCTTCGTGGGCGGCCGTTCCCTGGGCCCAGCGGTGCAACTGCTTCGTCGCCTTGCCGTCGCGGCTCTCCAGGGCGGCGGCGTGCAGCCAGCAGCGCAGCAGGGTTTCCGCGGTGTCGGCCATCGCGGCGTCCACGCGGGCCTGGGGGCGTACGGGGGCCAGGAGCGCGGTGGCCCGCGCGGCCGCCGTGTCGGGGTCCTCGCAGCCCGCGGTGGGGGACCAGTGCAGGCGGGCGGGGGTGTCGCAGCGGTGGGTGGGGTCGTAGACGTGTACGGGGCCGAGTTTGGCCCGGGCGTCTTTCGTCTCGGCCCACAGGGTCGGGTCCGAGGTGACGATCAGGGCCGCGCCCTCCGCGCCCTGGATCGCCTGGAGGGCGTGGGGCCGCCGGGCGGCCGGGGGGCCGAAGTGGAGCCGGGTGTCCGGTCGTTCGACTCTGGGAGTGGGTACCTCCGGGCCCCCTGCGGGGTTTACGGGGTCTGGTGTGCCGGCCAGTCCCTGTGCGGGCGCCGACGGCAGCGCGGGGTCCGTGGCGGCGGCCGGGGTGTCTGCCACCGGCGTTGGCTGTGCCCACCCGTTCCGCCCTGCGAAACGATTGTCCACAGCGGGGGCGGTGAGGGAAGCGTCACTCCCGACTGGCGTCGCGGGGCTGGTAGCGGCCGGAGTCGGGATCGCAGGGCCGGTTCCGTTGGTAGGGGCTGGGTTGAGGGGGTGGGTTCTGGGAGGGAGGGCTTGCTGCTTTGTTCTCGCTCGTACCGCCCGCCATCGTGTGAACGTCCCGAGCGCGAAGATCGTCAGGACGATCACGATGAGCAGTTCGCCGATCAGCAGGCCCCAGAACAGGCCGTAGCCCGAGAGGGCGTGGGGCGGGGTGTCCGGCCAGGCCGACGGGAGGTCGTGCGGGGCGGTGACCAGGGAGCGCAGGGCCATCGGGCTCTGCGTGAACGATACGCCTGGCGGCCACGCGCCCTGGGTGAGGAGGCCACCCAGGCCCGTGGCCGTCCACACCAGTACGGTCAGACCCAGCAGGAAGGCCAGCAGGCCGACCAGGAGCGAGTCCGGGATGCCGCGTGGGGTCTCTCTCGGTGCCGCCGGTCCGCTCATGTCAGGCCACCGTGGACTCGGAGGAGTCGGGTGCGGCGGACAGATGCTGTTCCCTGAGGGCCGCTCGGCGTTCCGTCTCCGATTCGAGCCGGGAGTCCAGCTCCGAGGCGAGGATGTCGTCCGTGGCCGCCGATTCGGTCATGGCGCGGTCGGTGAAGACCAGGGGGCGTTCTCGCTCGGTGATCAGGTGTTTGACCACTTGGACGTTGCCGTTCACGTCCCACACCGCGATGCCGGGGGTGAGCGTCGGGATGATCTCCACCGCCCAGCGTGGCAGGCCTAGTACCCGGCCCGTGGCCCGTGCCTCGTCCGCCTTCTGGGCGTAGATGGTCCTGGTCGAGGCCATTTTCAGGATCGCGGCGGCCTCCCGCGCGGCCGCGCCGTCCACGACGTCGCTCAGGTGGTGGACCACCGCCACGAACGACAGGCCGAGCCGGCGGCCGAACTTGAGCAGGCGTTGGAAGAGCTGGGCGACGAAGGGGCTGTTGATGATGTGCCAGGCCTCCTCGACCAGGAAGATGCGCTTCTTCCGGTCGGGGCGGATCCAGGTGTGCTCCAGCCAGACGCCCACGATCGCCATGAGGATCGGCATCGCGATCGAATTTCGATCGATGTGCGAAAGATCGAAGACGATCAGAGGTGCGTCCAGGTCGATGCCGACGGTCGTCGGGCCGTCGAACATGCCGCGCAGGTCGCCGTCGACCAGGCGGTCGAGCACCAGGGCGACGTCGAGTCCCCAGGCCCGTACATCGTCTATGTCGACGTTCATCGCCTCGGCCGACTCCGCCTCGGGGTGGCGCAGTTGTTCCACGATGTCGGTCAGGACCGGCTGACGGTCCGTGATCGTGGCGTTGACGTAGGCGTGCGCCACCTTGAGAGCGAAACCCGATCGTTCGTCCAGGCCGTGTCCCATCGCAACTTCGATGATCGTTCGAAGCAGGGCGAGCTGGCCGGTGGTCGTGATCGCCGGGTCCAGGGGGTTGAGCCGGATGCCGCCGTCCATCGCGGTCATCGGGTCGAGCCGGATGGGGGTTATCCCCAGCTCGCGCGCGATGAGGTTCCATTCGCCGACGCCGTCCTCGCCCTGCGCGTCCAGCACGACGACCTGGCGGTCGCGGAAGCGCAACTGCCGCAGGACGTACGTCTTCTCCAGGGCCGACTTGCCGTTGCCGGACTCGCCGAGCACCAGCCAGTGCGGGGCCGGGAGCTGTTGGCCGTACAGCTGGAAGGGGTCGTAGATGTATCCCTTGCCGCTGTACACCTCGCGCCCGATGATCACGCCGGAGTCGCCGAGGCCGGGGGCGGCGGTCGGCAGGTAGACGGCCTGGGCCTGGCCCGTGGAGGTGCGGACGGGCAGCCGGGTGGTCTCCACCTTGCCGAAGAGCAGGGAGGTGAAGGCGTCGGAGAGGAGAGACAGCGGATCTCGCATGGCGGGTACTGCCTCTCAACTAGCGGCGGATTCCGGTCGCGAACGGCAAGGTGTTGACGAAGGCGCGGTGGTGCTCGCGGTCGCACCACTCCAGCTTCAGATAGGACTTGCCGGCGGAGGCTCTGATGGTCCGCTTGTCGCGGGCCAGGGCTTCGGGCGAACGCGAGGACACCGTGATGTAGCCGACCAGGTTGACGCCGGCGGCGCCGCTCGCGAGGTCTTCGCCGCGCTGGTCGAGACGGCCGTGGGCGGCGATGTCGCGGGGGTCGACCGTGCGGTTCATCTTGGCCGCGCGGGAGGCTTCCGCCTCGTCGTTGGTCTTCTCCGTGAGCATGCGCTCGATGGCGACTTCGGTCGGCTCCAGGTCCATGCAGACGGCGACCGTGCGGATCACATCAGGGGTGTGGACGAGCAGCGGCGCGAGGAAGTTGACGCCGACCGGGGTCATCGGCCACTCCTTGACCCAGGCAGTGGCGTGGCACCAGGGGGCCCGCGTGGAGGACTCGCGGGTCTTGGCCTGGAGGTAGGTGGGCTCCACCGCGTCGAGCTCGGCCGGCCAGGCGTTGCGCTTGGTCATGGCCTGGATGTGGTCGATGGGGTGGTCCGGGTCGTACATGGAGTGCACGAGGGAGGAGAGCCGGCTCTGTCCGAGCGGCTGGCGTACGCGGATGTCGGCCTCGGCCAGCCGGGCGCAGATGTCGGTCAGTTCGCGTGCCATGACGACGGCCAGGCCCGCGTCGCGGTCGAGTTTGCGGCCGTGCGGGTTGGCGGCGCGGGCCATCGCGTTGGCCTCGGCGGCGAGTTCGCGGCTGTACTGCATGCACGCGACGAGGTAGGCGCGGTGCTGCTCGCTGGAGGTGGACACCATGGACTGGAGCTGGTCGTAGGACTCCTGGAGCCAGTCGGGCGCCTTGGTGTCGCCGCGCTGGGCGACGTCCTTGGCGTGGGCGTCGGGGTCGGCGGGCAGGGTGCGGGCCAGCATCTGGAGCCGGGTCACGAAGCCGTCGCCGTTGGCGACGTGCTTGAGCAGCGTGCCGAACCGGTCGACCAGAGCTTCCTGGTCCTCGCTGTCGCGCAGGCCGACGCCGGGGCCCTCGATCTCGATGGCGGCGGTGACGGTACGCCGGTCGGCATGCAGCAGGACGGCGATCTCGTCGGGGCCGAAGGGCGCGGCGAGCCAGGTGATGTGGCCGATGCCGGGTGGCGGTCCGACCTCGACCTCGCGCCCGTCGAGGCGTACGCCCGCCTCGGGTGAACCCGAACGGTAGGCGGTGCCCCGGCGCAGCGAACGCTTATAACTGCGGTTGATTTCAAACCACTTGTAGAAGGTGCGGTGCTTGTACGGCACGTACACCGCGGCGAGCGCCAGGAAGGGGAAACCCATCAGGAGCACGATGCGCAGGGACAGGACCGGGACGAGCAGCCCGCACACCATGCCGAGGAAGGCACCGCCGATGATCAGTGCGATCTCGCCGGTCTCCCGGTTCTTGCCGACGACGGCCGACGGCCTGGCGCGGCCGATCAGATACGTACGGCGGGGCGTGACCGGCTGGGACTGGGTCGTCAACGCCCTCCACCTCCAGTGTTCTTGTTACCTGCGGTACCGCCGGTGTCGCGGCGGTGGGAGTGCGGCGTGCCGGACGTCGGGCTGTTGCCGCTGCGCGGCGGAGGGGCGGCGGAGGGGACAGTTCCGCCGCCGGCTCCGCCGCCCGTTCCACCGCCGGAGCCCCGGCTGCTGTGGGCGGCCACGCCACCGGACAGGGGGTTGGCGGGGCGCGCCTGGGCGGCGCCGCCGCCGCCCTGGTTGCCCCGGCTGCTGTGGGCCTTGATGCCCTGGGAGACCAGGGCGGCGGGCGAGGAGACGAGGGCGGCGGCCTGGGCGCCGCTGGTGGCCTGTTTGCGGTTGGAGCGGGCGGAGGCGATCTCGTCGCCGAAGCCGGGGACGAAGCGGTAGATCATCGCCGAGGCGAAGATCGCGAGCAGGATGATGGCGAGGCCGGAGACGACGGCCGAGAAGGAGTCGGGGCCCTTGCCGGAGGAGAGCGCGCCGGCGAGGCTCAGGACGATCACGATGATGGGTTTGACCATGATGATCGCGATCATGATCCCGGCCCAGCGCCGGACGTGGCCCCACATGTTCTTGTCGACGAGTCCCGAGTACACGATGACGCCGAGCAGCGCGCCCACGTACAGCAGGAGGGCGCGGATGTAGAGCTCAAGGAAGAGGACGCCGGCGGCGACGATGGTGACCAGGGAGACGACGATCAGCATGATCGGGCCGCCGCCGATGGATGTGCCCTTCTTGAGCGCGTCCGAGAAGGAGCCGAAGAAGACGCCGGTTTGGTCGCCGGTGCCGGCGGCGATGACGTCGGTGACGGCGTCGGTGGCGTTGACCACGGTGTAGAGGACCAGCGGGGTGAACGCGGAGGCGAGCACCGTCAGCCACAGGAAGCCGACGGCTTCCGAGATGGCGGTCGACAGCGGCACGCCGCGGATGGCGCGCTTGGCGACGGCGAGGAGCCACAGGACGAGGGTGAGGATCGTGGCGGCGGCGAAGACGATGGCGTAGCGGCTGAGGAAGGCGGGGTCGGTGAAGTCCACCTTGGCGGCGGTCTTCACGAACTTGGAGAGCGTGTCGACGACCCAGACGGCGGCGTCGGCGCAGCCCTTGGAGAGCGAGGTGAGGGGGTCGGCTGCGCCGCCGTCGGTGGGGGGGATGCTGCCGCTCTTGCTGGTGCCGCCCGATCCGCTGGTGCAGTACTGCTTGGCGGGGCCGATCAGAAGGTCACACGGGTCACTGCTCGCGCTGGGGCTCGGACTGGCCCCCGGCGAACCACTCGGGGCGGGCGTGGGGGTCGGAGCTGCGTAGGCCCTGCTCGCCAACAGGACGGCCGAAGCTTGCACAGCTGTGAACGTGCCGGTGATCGAGAGGGCGACGCGGGTCGGCTTACCGGGCATAGGTGAAGCCTCCGTACTCCCCGACGGCCTTGCTGATGGCGTCGGCGCTGGAAGCCGCGATGTCGCCGGGGACGGGCGCAGGGCCGTCGGTCTGGGTGTCGTCGGCGATCTTCCAGTCGTTGTCGGACCACTGGAGGTCGAACGTCCACGTCTTCCACGCCGTGCGTACTGGGTCGGTGGAACCAGGCCCCGACATTCCGATGAGGCCGGTGTACCAGACGGAGACCTTCGCGCTGCCCGTGCCGTAGTCCTGCACCTTGGTGCCCACGGGGATGGTGCGGGAGACGAACGTATTGCCTGGCGGCGTCCGGCCTTCGGCGTCCAGCCCGAGCCTCTTCAGAAAGTCCGCGGAGTACGCCGCGTCCTGTGGTGCCTTGAGCTTGGCCGCGGCCGCGGTGGTGTACACGGCATCGAGGATCTGGTGCCGGGTGTCCTTGTTGAACATGCCCGTGGACCCCAACGCCACCGCGTAATTCGCCGCAGCCGACTGCGCCCCCTCCTCGGTCTGGGGGAAGCCCGCCGGGATCGAGCCGTTCTTGCCCGTCACCGGCTTCGTGCCCGTCGCCGCCGTCGACCCCGCGGCGCCGGGCCTCGCGGTGGTGTCCGGGGTCGTGCCCGTGTCGTCGCCGCCCCGGTTCGCGAAGGCGATCGCCGCGATCAAAAGGACCACGACGCCGACCACCATCACCAGGGAGCGGGACGTCCGGGGCGGTCGGCGGCCCGCGCCGTAGCTGTCGCCGGCTGGCTCGGGCAGGCGCGTACGGGTCTGGCGGGTGCCGCCGAGCGTGCTGAAGCGGTCGTCGCCGTGGCCGGGTCCGGCCCCGCCGTGGCCCGGCTCGTCGTCGAAACTCATGCCTGCGCCCCCTCGACCGTGTGCGGTTCCGCGTAGTACGACGGTAGCCGTGCTGGTTCCCGCGCGGGCGCGGTGTGGTGACTCGACATCAGGGGGACGCAACCTCTGCCGGTGGGCACGACGGACGGATGGTGTGAGGGGGACGGGAGGGACGCGAGGCCTGGCTGACAGGGGGTCAGACGGCCATTCCGTACACGATGGTGAAGAGCGTGCCGAGCGATCCGATGATGAAGACTCCGGTCAGGCCGGCCACGATCAGGCCCTTGCCCTGTTCGGCGCTGAAGGTGTCGCGCAGCGCCGTCGCCCCGATCCGCTGTTTGGCCGCACCCCATACCGCGATGCCGAGGCAGAGGAGGATGGCGACCGCCATCACCACCTCGACCATGATGCGGGCCTCGTTGCCGAGCGTCCCGAACGGCCCCCAGTTGGGGGCGATTCCGCCGATGATGGTGGTGATGTCGCCTTTTCCGGCTGCCAGGTACATGTAACTCACCGCCCCTGTCGGGTAGTTCGAAGCCCTTGCCGCGCGGCATGGGTCAGGTTCTATCTTCGCTGATGAAACCGCCGGAGTAGCACGCCTTCGCGCCTCTCTTTACCCGTACCCGCACGGCAGTACCGGTTCACCGCCCTGACCTGCGGTGAACCGGTGTATGCGGAAACGCGCATGGTCACTCTGTGTATCACGGGGCGTGACTCCGGGCAATGACTGTCGTTGTTACACCCTTGGGCCGTTCGTCGTGTCGGAGGACGACGTGGCTGGTCACGGTGGCGGGGCCGCTTCATAGAAACTTCTAAGAAAAGCCTCATGGTCGTTCTCAGCGGGGGCAGCGAGAGTCAGAGTGTTCGCAGTCAGCAAGCAGGCCGCCGACCACCAGGAGCCGCACGTATGAAGCGCACTGGCATCTCCGGGAGGAAGTTCGCCCCCAGGCGCGGGAGGTTCGGCGCGCTGTCGGCGGCGGCGGTGCTGCTGGTCATACCGACGTACGGCGACCACGACACGGTGGCCAGGAGCCTGACCACGACCGCTCCGGCCACGGCGGCCGACGCGCGGGTGGGCGCGCTGTTCAAGGGGGATCTCGACGGCGGGCACTACTGCACCGCGTCGGTCGTTCACAGCTCGGGACACGATCTCATCGTGACGGCCGCGCACTGCATGTCGGGCGACGAGTCGGAGGGCGGCAGGACGGTGTTCGCACCCGCCTACCGGGACGGTTCGGCGCCGTACGGGACATGGCCGGTGGAGTCGGTGTACGCGGACGACAGCTGGAACGAGGACGGGGACCAGGACAGCGACGTCGCCTTCGCGGTGCTCGGGCCCGGCTCGCAGGGCGGCAAGCAGATCGAGGACGTGGTGGGCGCGGCCCCGCTGTTCACCGGCCGCGCGACGGGCGGGCCGGTGACCGTCACCGGGTATCCCTCGGACACCGAGGTCCCGCAGGTCTGCACGAACACGGCGACGGCCTACGGCGCCACCCAGCAGCGCGTCGACTGCCCCGACTTCCCCGGTGGCACCAGCGGCAGCCCCTGGGTCACCGCGGGCGGGGCGGTCGCGGGAGTGATCGGCGGGTACGAGTTCGGCGGTGACGACCCCGACGTCTCGTACAGCGTCGTCTTCGGGCCGGTCACCAAGTCGCTGTACAAGCTGGCGGAGTCGGCGGGCGACCCGGAGCCGGTGGCGCACGCGACGGCGCGGGCGGCGGAAACCGCTGCGGTGACGGAAAATCAGCCGCTGGTGTGCGCGTGCCTGTTGCCCTGAGGCGGCCGGCCGGCTGAGGTGGGCCGCTGACCGTTTCGGGAGCGCCGGGGATTCGGGCGCGCCGGGGAGGGGAGGGGAGGGGAGGGGAGCGTGGTGGTGACGCGTACGGGTCTCGCGCCGGGGCGCCGAGCTCCCTGGCCGAATGCGCGCCCGTGCGACACGAGT
Protein-coding regions in this window:
- a CDS encoding GNAT family N-acetyltransferase, translated to MDYLIRPVRADEWLRMKELRLVALADPVAPVAFLETPEQALARPDSFWQERTAGVTRGTSARQFVAETPDGELVGTVVVLVEEVGAKDIFGAEITAPQAHLVGVFVRDEYRGVGLTERLFEAAVEWAWALETPPVERVRLYVHEDNPRAQGFYRKFGFVATGQCAPVVGKAGGVDLEMELVRT
- a CDS encoding type VI secretion protein, whose protein sequence is MSGPAAPRETPRGIPDSLLVGLLAFLLGLTVLVWTATGLGGLLTQGAWPPGVSFTQSPMALRSLVTAPHDLPSAWPDTPPHALSGYGLFWGLLIGELLIVIVLTIFALGTFTRWRAVRARTKQQALPPRTHPLNPAPTNGTGPAIPTPAATSPATPVGSDASLTAPAVDNRFAGRNGWAQPTPVADTPAAATDPALPSAPAQGLAGTPDPVNPAGGPEVPTPRVERPDTRLHFGPPAARRPHALQAIQGAEGAALIVTSDPTLWAETKDARAKLGPVHVYDPTHRCDTPARLHWSPTAGCEDPDTAAARATALLAPVRPQARVDAAMADTAETLLRCWLHAAALESRDGKATKQLHRWAQGTAAHEAVRILRTHPKAQNGGAGLLESALTAYPERREIAQALTARALACLASIHIRDACTPNRADSLALESFVNEGGTLYVVGEAIEDPRSDPAAMPLLTALASDVVERGRRMAERSSDGRLDPPMTLVLDDVAAVAPLPRLPELLSTGQDQGLPPLVLLRSPEQARARWTEALT
- a CDS encoding ATP-binding protein, whose product is MRDPLSLLSDAFTSLLFGKVETTRLPVRTSTGQAQAVYLPTAAPGLGDSGVIIGREVYSGKGYIYDPFQLYGQQLPAPHWLVLGESGNGKSALEKTYVLRQLRFRDRQVVVLDAQGEDGVGEWNLIARELGITPIRLDPMTAMDGGIRLNPLDPAITTTGQLALLRTIIEVAMGHGLDERSGFALKVAHAYVNATITDRQPVLTDIVEQLRHPEAESAEAMNVDIDDVRAWGLDVALVLDRLVDGDLRGMFDGPTTVGIDLDAPLIVFDLSHIDRNSIAMPILMAIVGVWLEHTWIRPDRKKRIFLVEEAWHIINSPFVAQLFQRLLKFGRRLGLSFVAVVHHLSDVVDGAAAREAAAILKMASTRTIYAQKADEARATGRVLGLPRWAVEIIPTLTPGIAVWDVNGNVQVVKHLITERERPLVFTDRAMTESAATDDILASELDSRLESETERRAALREQHLSAAPDSSESTVA
- a CDS encoding SCO6880 family protein, with translation MTTQSQPVTPRRTYLIGRARPSAVVGKNRETGEIALIIGGAFLGMVCGLLVPVLSLRIVLLMGFPFLALAAVYVPYKHRTFYKWFEINRSYKRSLRRGTAYRSGSPEAGVRLDGREVEVGPPPGIGHITWLAAPFGPDEIAVLLHADRRTVTAAIEIEGPGVGLRDSEDQEALVDRFGTLLKHVANGDGFVTRLQMLARTLPADPDAHAKDVAQRGDTKAPDWLQESYDQLQSMVSTSSEQHRAYLVACMQYSRELAAEANAMARAANPHGRKLDRDAGLAVVMARELTDICARLAEADIRVRQPLGQSRLSSLVHSMYDPDHPIDHIQAMTKRNAWPAELDAVEPTYLQAKTRESSTRAPWCHATAWVKEWPMTPVGVNFLAPLLVHTPDVIRTVAVCMDLEPTEVAIERMLTEKTNDEAEASRAAKMNRTVDPRDIAAHGRLDQRGEDLASGAAGVNLVGYITVSSRSPEALARDKRTIRASAGKSYLKLEWCDREHHRAFVNTLPFATGIRR
- a CDS encoding trypsin-like peptidase domain-containing protein, giving the protein MKRTGISGRKFAPRRGRFGALSAAAVLLVIPTYGDHDTVARSLTTTAPATAADARVGALFKGDLDGGHYCTASVVHSSGHDLIVTAAHCMSGDESEGGRTVFAPAYRDGSAPYGTWPVESVYADDSWNEDGDQDSDVAFAVLGPGSQGGKQIEDVVGAAPLFTGRATGGPVTVTGYPSDTEVPQVCTNTATAYGATQQRVDCPDFPGGTSGSPWVTAGGAVAGVIGGYEFGGDDPDVSYSVVFGPVTKSLYKLAESAGDPEPVAHATARAAETAAVTENQPLVCACLLP